A genomic window from Streptomyces sp. NBC_01429 includes:
- a CDS encoding DUF58 domain-containing protein, translating to MALTGRTALLAALGSLPVGMFAPSWAGILAVNAPLSLAILCDYALAAPVKSLRFTRSGDTSVRLGESAEVHITITNRAGRRLRARLRDAWEPSSWITGTEQSRSRHMLTIPAGERRRLTTVLRPTRRGERHAQRVTVRSFGPMGLAARQGNHEVPWAVRVLPPFTSRKHLPSRLARLRELDGRTSVLTRGEGTEFDSLRAYVPGDDTRSIDWRATARQSAVAVRTWRPERDRHILIVLDTGRTSAGRVGDVPRLDAAMDAALLLTALASRAGDRVDLLAYDRRIRAQVQGRSAGDVLPAMVNALAPLEPELVETDARGLSAATLKSAPRRSLVVLLTGLDAAAVEEGLLPVLPQLTRRHTVLVASVADPHIQEMSAARGTVDAVYEAAAGTQSQSQRRRTAEQLQRYGVTVVDATPDNLAPALADAYLALKAAGRL from the coding sequence ATGGCCCTCACCGGACGAACCGCGCTGCTCGCCGCCCTCGGCTCTCTCCCCGTCGGCATGTTCGCCCCCAGCTGGGCGGGGATCCTTGCCGTCAACGCGCCCCTCTCCCTCGCCATTCTGTGCGACTACGCGCTGGCGGCACCAGTCAAATCGCTCCGATTCACTCGAAGCGGTGATACGTCAGTTCGACTGGGAGAGAGCGCCGAGGTCCACATCACCATCACCAACCGCGCAGGTCGCAGGCTACGGGCCCGGCTCCGGGACGCCTGGGAGCCGAGCAGTTGGATCACCGGAACCGAGCAGAGCCGCTCCCGCCACATGTTGACGATTCCCGCCGGTGAGCGCCGCCGTCTGACCACCGTCCTTCGTCCCACCCGCCGGGGCGAACGGCACGCGCAGCGGGTCACGGTGCGCTCGTTCGGCCCGATGGGACTGGCGGCCCGCCAGGGCAACCACGAAGTGCCGTGGGCCGTACGCGTCCTCCCGCCGTTCACCAGTCGCAAGCATCTGCCGTCGAGGCTCGCCCGACTGCGGGAACTGGACGGCCGCACCAGCGTGCTGACGAGGGGCGAGGGCACCGAGTTCGACAGCCTCCGCGCGTACGTGCCGGGGGACGACACCAGGTCCATCGACTGGCGGGCGACAGCGCGCCAGTCAGCCGTCGCCGTACGCACCTGGCGGCCCGAACGTGACCGGCACATCCTGATCGTGCTCGATACCGGCCGCACCTCGGCCGGCCGGGTGGGCGATGTCCCCCGTCTCGACGCGGCGATGGACGCGGCACTGCTCCTGACGGCTCTGGCCTCACGGGCCGGCGACCGGGTGGATCTCCTGGCCTACGATCGCCGCATCCGCGCACAGGTCCAGGGACGCTCGGCCGGCGATGTCCTGCCCGCCATGGTCAACGCGCTCGCCCCTCTGGAACCGGAGCTGGTGGAGACGGACGCTCGCGGCCTCAGCGCGGCCACCCTGAAGAGTGCCCCACGCCGATCGCTCGTCGTCCTGCTCACCGGCCTCGACGCGGCCGCTGTCGAGGAGGGGCTTCTCCCCGTCCTCCCTCAGCTCACCCGTCGCCACACGGTGCTCGTCGCCTCGGTGGCCGATCCACACATCCAGGAGATGAGCGCGGCACGCGGCACAGTGGACGCGGTCTACGAAGCTGCCGCCGGCACCCAGTCGCAGTCCCAGCGACGGCGAACTGCGGAACAGCTACAGCGTTACGGAGTCACCGTCGTGGACGCCACCCCGGACAACCTCGCACCGGCGCTCGCGGATGCCTACCTCGCTCTGAAGGCCGCAGGACGTCTCTGA
- a CDS encoding RDD family protein has protein sequence MTGDAVVLGLRPAKLPSRALALVIDLVVVWTVYLLVSIGIAVSTGALDDAAVTALSIASFLLVLVGGPIAVETLSHGRSLGKMAVGLRVVRDDGGPIRFRHALVRGALGVVELLMSFGVIACVASLVSARGRRIGDVFAGTLVVRERVPVSQLAAVPPPPPWLVGRFAELDLSAVPDDLWLAVRQYLTRMRQLDASVGRSMAERLAGDLAARTGAPVPQGVPADAYLAAVLNERQARDARRAFGSPGVPGSAPAPAPAPAPAAFVPGPAAAPATAPASSSATSSSPSASHSPAPAPPATGFVPPA, from the coding sequence GTGACGGGCGACGCGGTCGTACTGGGACTCCGTCCGGCGAAGCTGCCGAGCCGGGCGCTGGCCCTGGTGATCGATCTCGTGGTCGTCTGGACGGTCTATCTGCTGGTGTCGATCGGGATCGCGGTGTCGACGGGGGCGCTGGACGACGCGGCGGTGACGGCCCTTTCCATCGCGTCGTTCCTGCTGGTGCTGGTGGGCGGGCCGATCGCGGTGGAGACGCTCAGCCACGGTCGCTCGCTGGGGAAGATGGCCGTCGGTCTGCGGGTCGTGCGGGACGACGGCGGGCCCATACGGTTTCGGCACGCGCTCGTGCGCGGGGCGTTGGGCGTGGTGGAGCTGCTGATGTCGTTCGGCGTCATCGCGTGCGTCGCGTCGCTGGTGTCGGCGCGGGGCCGGCGGATCGGGGACGTCTTCGCGGGGACGCTGGTGGTACGGGAGCGGGTACCTGTCTCGCAGCTGGCTGCGGTTCCGCCGCCTCCGCCATGGCTCGTGGGGCGGTTCGCGGAGCTGGATCTGTCCGCCGTGCCGGATGATCTGTGGCTCGCCGTACGCCAGTACCTCACGCGGATGAGGCAGCTCGACGCCTCGGTGGGCCGGTCGATGGCCGAGCGGCTCGCGGGTGATCTGGCGGCGCGTACGGGGGCGCCGGTGCCCCAGGGGGTGCCTGCGGACGCCTACCTGGCGGCGGTGCTGAACGAGCGGCAGGCGAGGGACGCCCGGCGGGCGTTCGGCTCCCCCGGCGTACCGGGCTCGGCTCCGGCTCCGGCTCCGGCTCCGGCTCCGGCGGCTTTCGTGCCGGGTCCCGCCGCCGCCCCCGCGACCGCTCCCGCTTCTTCGTCTGCCACTTCGTCTTCGCCTTCCGCTTCCCACTCGCCCGCGCCCGCGCCGCCCGCCACCGGGTTCGTTCCGCCGGCGTAG
- a CDS encoding stage II sporulation protein M: MDLDVFVTAHHAEWDRLEHLLRRGRRLTGAEADELVALYQRTATHLSLIQSSAPDPMLTTRLTQLVARARATVTGARRAGWRDAARFLTAGFPAAVYRSRHWWIPTALLSTLLAVVIGWWIGAHPEVQSAIAAPDALRQMTRPGGEYETYYSSHPAASFAAQVWTNNAQAVAMCLVLGAFLCVPVIWILFANMLNLAVGIGLMSAAGRLDTFLGLILPHGLLELTAVFVAAGTGLRLGWTVIDPGPYSRRAALAQQGRAALGMAIGLALVLFVSGLIEGFVTPSGLPTWARIAIGIGAELLFLAYVYILGGRAARAGETGDVEVTDRSAEVPVAA, encoded by the coding sequence ATGGATCTCGATGTCTTCGTGACAGCCCACCACGCCGAGTGGGACCGCCTGGAACATCTGCTGCGCCGGGGCCGTCGCCTCACCGGTGCCGAGGCAGACGAACTCGTCGCCCTCTACCAGCGCACCGCGACACATCTCTCCCTGATCCAGTCCAGCGCTCCCGACCCCATGCTCACCACTCGTCTCACCCAGCTCGTGGCCCGTGCTCGCGCCACCGTCACCGGCGCGCGCCGGGCCGGCTGGCGGGACGCCGCGCGCTTCCTCACGGCGGGCTTTCCGGCAGCGGTGTACCGCTCGCGCCACTGGTGGATACCGACGGCGCTCCTCTCCACCCTGCTGGCCGTGGTGATCGGCTGGTGGATAGGCGCGCACCCCGAGGTCCAGTCGGCGATCGCCGCCCCGGACGCCCTGCGCCAGATGACACGCCCGGGCGGGGAGTACGAGACGTACTACTCGAGCCACCCGGCGGCGTCCTTCGCAGCCCAGGTCTGGACGAACAACGCGCAGGCCGTGGCCATGTGCCTGGTCCTGGGCGCCTTCCTCTGTGTTCCGGTGATCTGGATCCTCTTCGCCAACATGCTCAACCTCGCGGTCGGCATCGGTCTGATGTCCGCGGCGGGCCGCCTCGACACCTTCCTCGGCCTGATCCTTCCGCACGGTCTGCTCGAACTGACGGCGGTCTTCGTCGCGGCGGGCACGGGCCTTCGACTGGGCTGGACCGTGATCGACCCAGGCCCTTACAGCCGCCGCGCGGCCCTGGCACAGCAGGGCCGCGCCGCGCTGGGGATGGCCATCGGCCTCGCCCTGGTCCTGTTCGTCTCGGGCCTGATCGAAGGCTTCGTCACCCCGTCGGGCCTGCCCACCTGGGCGCGCATCGCCATAGGCATCGGAGCCGAACTGCTCTTTCTCGCGTATGTCTACATCCTCGGCGGCCGAGCGGCCCGCGCCGGCGAGACCGGGGACGTGGAGGTCACGGACCGGAGCGCCGAGGTTCCCGTGGCGGCCTGA